One Bradyrhizobium zhanjiangense DNA segment encodes these proteins:
- the rpmB gene encoding 50S ribosomal protein L28 — MSRRCELTAKGPLVGHKVSHSNIKTKRRFLPNLVNVTFISEALGRNVRLRVSTTAVKSVDHNGGLDAFLLKAKTDALSPRALELKRAIQKKVGDTAPVKKAS, encoded by the coding sequence ATGTCTCGCCGCTGCGAACTGACGGCCAAGGGCCCCCTCGTCGGCCACAAGGTCAGCCACTCCAACATCAAGACCAAGCGCCGCTTCCTGCCGAACCTCGTCAACGTGACGTTCATCTCGGAAGCCCTCGGCCGCAACGTGCGCCTGCGCGTCTCCACCACCGCGGTCAAGAGCGTCGACCACAATGGCGGCCTCGATGCCTTCCTGCTCAAGGCCAAGACCGACGCCCTGTCGCCGCGCGCCCTCGAGCTGAAGCGCGCCATCCAGAAGAAGGTCGGCGACACCGCGCCGGTCAAGAAGGCCAGCTAA
- a CDS encoding nucleotide pyrophosphohydrolase, whose amino-acid sequence MEEIVKALRQFRDDRNWSRFHTPKDLAISVSIEAGELLEIFQWQHDGHDLDGLDRSRVAAEAADVLLYTLMLFDRLGLDPTAEAMRKIRLNAQRYPVEKTFDKPASFLKALK is encoded by the coding sequence ATGGAAGAGATCGTTAAGGCGCTCCGCCAATTTAGAGACGACCGAAATTGGTCCCGATTTCATACCCCCAAAGATCTGGCGATTTCGGTAAGCATCGAAGCCGGCGAGCTTCTGGAGATATTCCAATGGCAGCATGATGGCCATGACCTCGATGGCCTCGATAGGAGCCGTGTGGCCGCGGAAGCTGCGGATGTGTTGCTTTACACGCTCATGCTATTTGATCGACTTGGGCTCGATCCAACGGCAGAGGCGATGAGAAAAATACGCCTCAATGCCCAACGATACCCCGTGGAAAAGACGTTCGATAAGCCAGCCTCTTTTCTTAAGGCGCTAAAGTAA
- a CDS encoding HTH domain-containing protein → MDAYLNIAEQVLFRVRRPLRPKEILDEAYLKKLVPWHLRGPRQDKTLHARLSEDIARNRANSRFFRTAAGVFFLRQFVDDETVPERDRTEYFAPPRRKELGKNAILFLELPGSSSVDREITAQLIEQTFGSGGYGYRSYADIADNPRLAAVHSFVVVYRDNKVLSFRSGKFFPSTDPIYGKRSIGIGGTVFAHDVDMLFNSFYGIVSNGISELCYGIGLPRRLAERARYSNEVRPWIGCYHRRGSGQAAVVHVVMGYHCPDEFTPTKAALSLNDIRWVDATNPGNTLDDYDTTSRRLFARGHIRKMIRQSIQP, encoded by the coding sequence GTGGACGCTTACCTCAACATCGCGGAACAGGTCCTGTTTAGGGTGCGCCGGCCACTGCGCCCCAAGGAGATTCTTGACGAAGCCTATCTCAAGAAGCTCGTCCCTTGGCACCTGCGCGGACCTCGCCAAGACAAAACGCTTCATGCACGACTCAGCGAAGACATAGCACGCAATCGCGCGAATAGTCGATTTTTTCGAACGGCAGCCGGCGTATTCTTCCTTCGTCAATTTGTGGATGACGAAACCGTTCCAGAGCGCGACAGAACCGAATATTTCGCTCCGCCTAGACGGAAAGAACTCGGCAAAAACGCGATACTGTTTCTCGAACTCCCTGGCTCAAGTAGCGTCGATCGTGAGATCACCGCGCAACTAATCGAACAGACGTTCGGCAGCGGAGGATACGGCTATCGATCCTATGCTGATATTGCCGACAATCCTCGCCTTGCCGCAGTCCACAGCTTTGTCGTTGTCTACCGAGATAACAAGGTTCTCTCATTCAGGTCGGGCAAGTTCTTCCCCAGCACAGACCCGATTTACGGCAAACGCAGCATTGGGATCGGCGGCACGGTTTTCGCTCATGACGTCGATATGCTCTTCAATAGCTTCTACGGGATCGTATCCAACGGAATTTCTGAACTCTGCTACGGCATCGGCCTGCCACGACGACTAGCTGAACGAGCGCGCTACAGCAACGAGGTGCGACCTTGGATCGGCTGCTACCACCGAAGAGGATCGGGTCAAGCAGCCGTCGTACACGTCGTGATGGGCTACCATTGTCCTGATGAATTCACACCAACAAAGGCGGCCCTCTCGCTAAATGACATACGCTGGGTAGACGCAACAAATCCCGGAAACACTCTAGACGACTACGATACCACATCTCGGCGGCTCTTCGCGCGCGGCCATATCCGAAAAATGATCCGCCAGAGCATCCAACCTTGA